The region GTAGCGTGTTTGATGAGCTGCACAATGTGCTCCTCTAACCCAAGCCGCTGAGCGAGAAATTCACAGATCAGGGACACGCGGCGCACGTGGGCTCCGGTCTCTTTACTGCGCATTTCAATGGCATCCCCTAACACGTACATCAACTCTTGTTGAGTGCGTTCAATGTCTTCACGCCGAGTTAAGTTCTCAAAAATAATCGAGATTTTAGTGAGCATCACATTCAGTAGTCGCTCGGTTAATCGCGAAATTGGGGCAGTAAAAGTGATGGTGGTGGCGCTTTCACTGCTGTCGGAAAGCTGAGTGAAATTACAGAAAAAACCTTTGTCGCTGATGTTTTGCTTTTGCATTAACGCTTGGTCAGCGGTTTTGCGAATCGCTGCCGGGAAGATATCGTCTTTCAGTTCAGTGTCGATCTGGTATTGCACTCCGTCAAAACTAAGCAAGATTTGCTCGCGATTACCCAAGGCATTAAGTAACTGATAGTGCAGATAAAACGATACCGTCTGCTGACCAATCAGCTCTTTGACTTCCCGCAATGCCTGGCGACAAAATGCTTCAGAATTGGAGGCTTGCAACACCCGCGTGGTGGCACTGACCACATCTTCCAGCCCTTTGCTGCCTTGTTCTACTTCTCGAATATCTCGATAAGCACGAATGGCAGCGTAAATGGTGGTTTTAAGGCGGGTGGAATTTAGCTCGGTTTTGTTTTTGTAATCGTTGATATCGTAATCGCGGATCACATCCTCTTCCGGCGCTTCACCCGGTTGACCGGTACGCAGTACCAAGCGGGTTGAGGTATTTTTATGGCTTTCGCGAATCCATTTCACCAGATCCAATCCGGCGTGATCGCTTTCCATCACCACATCAACTAATGCGAGGGCGATATCGGAATGGTCTTTAAACAGCTGTTTTGCTTCTTCTGCCGAACGGGCTTTCAAAAAGAGCAATGGACGACTATCGACCAGAACGCGTTTTAATACCATCTCGGAAACCGAGATCACGTCATCTTCATCGTCAATCAATGCTACTTTCCATGGCGTAAGTTCTTCGCCTAACTTACCTTCATTCGCTTGAGACGCAGCAGGGTAAGGTGTTGCTTTTTTTGCAAATAATGGGTTTGGCATAGCAATAGCGTACCTAATAGTTAATCACAACAAAGTCCATCTGGTTAAAATATAGTTTGCTCATGCGGCAGAATCCATTGACCCACCATAAATAAGCGTTTTGTTTCTTTGTTGTACTGCTTAACCCCTTTAAATCCTGAGTGTAGTGAGCTGAATTGCTTGGCAAATCGGCTTAAGCAGCATTGGCTTTTGATTTGTTCTGTCAATTACCTAGCGGCTTTTATATGATGCCAAGTTCCATAAAACAAAGAGGATTATTATTCATGACCGCTCGAGTTTACGTATTCGCTCAATTTAAGCCAAAAGAAGGCAAAGAAGCAGAACTGTTTGAAGTGCTTAAAGCACTTGAACCAGATGCTTTGCGTGAAGAAGGCTGCATTCAATACCGAGTTACTCGTCAGATCGATCATCCAAGCGCCACGCGCAATGATTTTCCGATTGTGTTTAACGAGATTTGGGCCAGCGCTGATGCATGGTCTGCGCACGGCCGTCGTAAGCAGATCCAACACTTCTTTGATACCCAAGTGGCTAGCGAAAATGGCTTAGTTGCTGATGCTCAAGTCACTGCGTATACCGATGAAGGCTACGATTACGACGCGCCAGTTTTTTAATACGTACGTATTGAGTGTTTAAGTGCCACTTTATGGGGTGCTTAATTAGGCGTTAAACACGGTTTTTAGGTGTTGATTGAATAAAATAAGGCTTCGCGTGCGAAGCCTTATTTTTGTCGCTAGCTCGCACTTTCCCCCTCGCTGTGTTCACTTTATTGGCTATTTTACTGGTGGATTATGACGGTACGACTAATACAAAAGATTGATTAAATCGGTTTACTTCGTCATGCTTAGCGTCGATTTGTGGCTTGCTACAGCAATGAAGTAGGGCACTGTGGTACTCACGGATAGAAGTACGGTTTGATGGATAAAGCAAAAACAATCAATGTGTTAGTCTATTCTGCTGCAGGGTGTTCCCACTTTGCTCTGGGAATGGTGCTTGAGCCGTTTACGCTATCGAACCGTTTGGCGACCGCACCCACGTTTCATCTTGAGCATGTGGTTCAACACTGTGAGGATGAACAGTCTGCATTGGAAGCACAGCCTTGGGATTGGGTGGTGCTCGTTGCCGATACGCCTATGGAATCTGCGCCTCTCACGCCGGAACTGACCTTTCTTAAACATCAAATCAAGTACATGGGCACCAAAGTGTTAGCGGTGGATTGCGGTGTTTATTGGCTGGCTGCGATGGGAATTACTTCCAAAGTTCCGCTCGCGGTGCATTGGCATGATAGCGATCATTTTAAGCTGCAGTTTCCCAATCAGCCGGTGGCAAATCAGCTGTTTCAGCAATCGCCGACGCTCATCAGCTCTGCGGGTAAACTGGCGTCTCTTGATGCGGTATTGCATCTGATTGGTCGCTATCAATCCCCTGAGCATCTGCGCGAGCTAAGCGATTATCTGTGTCTTGATCGGATGCGCAGTGAGGATGAAAAGCAGCGTCTACCCGGGCATTTGGTTGGCGGCGCTACTCAGCCACGTTTAACCATGGCACTGGAATTGATGGAGCAAAACCTTGAAGAGCCGCTTTCAACCGACGATATCGCCGATTTAGTGCACATCTCACGGCGCCAACTTGAGCGGCTGTTTAAGCAATATCTCAATACCATGCCTGCCAAACATTACCTTGGCTTGCGTCTCGCTAAAGCCAAAAAGCTGCTGCTCACTACCAACATGTCGATTGTGCAAATTGGTTTGAGTTGCGGGTTTTCCAGTGGGCCGCATTTTTCCTCATCCTATAAAGCCTTTTATCAAATCACACCCCGTGAAGAGCGCAGTCGTAAGCTTAATATACTTAAGTAACCTCAAGATGCGGTTTCAGCGAGAATGTATTCGCTCATAGGCAAGGCACCGATTTGAATACATAGTTATTCTACGTAGAAAATCATAGTTAGCCTAAAATGGAAAAAAGCGTCCGAATCTATAAATTGGCGTCGTATTTTTGAAATGCTCTGAACGGTTTACAAGGTAGCGTATAGGGAACATTGATAAATCAGAGGCACGAAGATGAAGCAGTCCATTCCCTCAAGGAACGATTTTGACCAATATATGATCCCCATGTATTCACCGGCTCCGTTTATTCCGGTGAAGGCACAAGGTTCCACTTTGTATGACCAAAATGGCAAAGAATACATCGACTTTGTCGGCGGTATTGCGGTAAATGCCCTAGGTCATGCCAACCCTGCTTTGCGCGAAGCGCTGATTGAGCAATCAGATAAGCTCTGGCATACCGGTAACGGTTACACTAATGAACCGGTGCTCAATCTAGCCAAACACCTTGTTGAATCGACTTTTGCCGACAAAGTGTTTTTCTGTAACTCCGGGGCAGAAGCGAACGAAGCGGCACTGAAATTAGCGCGCCGTTACGCACGTCAGCATTTCTCAGCAGAGAAAACTGAGATCATCGCGTTTAACAATGCCTTTCATGGGCGCACTCTGTTTACCGTTTCGACCGGCGGACAGCCTAACTACTCAAAAGATTTTGCCCCATTACCAGGCGCCATTACGCATTTGCCATTTAACGATTTGGCGGCGGTTGAAGCGGCGATTTCTGACAACACTTGCGCAGTGATTGTCGAGCCCATTCAAGGCGAGGGCGGCGTGGTTCCTGCTACTGCTGAGTTTTTGCGTGGCTTGCGCGCGCTGTGCGATAAGCATAATGCGGTGCTGATTTTTGATGAAGTGCAAACTGGTGTTGGTCGTACTGGGTATCTGTACGCTTATCAGAGTTACGGTGTCACTCCGGATATGCTGTCAACGGCAAAAGCCCTTGGTGGCGGTTTCCCGATTGGCGGCATTTTAACGACAGACAAATTTGCCAGCGCTCTGTCAGTCGGTTCTCATGGCACCACTTACGGCGGTAACCCGCTGGCGTGTGCGGTTGCTAATGCGTCGTTAAATATCATTGATTCACAAGAATTTCTTGCCAATGTACGTGCAAAACAGGCAACCTTTGTCGAAACATTGGAAAACATCAATCGTCGCCTGGGGATGTTTGTGGAAATCCGCAGCGCAGGACTTCTGATCGGTTGCCAATTGACCGAAGAATACGCAGGTCAAGCCAAAGCCATCAGCACTTTGTGTGCCGAGCATGGCGTGATGACCTTAATCGCAGGGCCAAACGTGATTCGTTTTACCCCAGCACTGAACATTAGCCAGCAAGAGCTGGAAACGGGCTTGGCTCGGTTTGAGCAAGCCTTAAAGGATTACCAATCAAGGAAGTAAACATGATCATACTGCGTCCTGCGCGTTTAAGTGATTTAAGTCAGCTAGAACGTTTAGCAAAAGAGAGTGGCACTATGGTGTCCACATTGCCCGATAAAAAAGAGAGTTTGGTCCGTAAAATCGAACGCTCTGTGGCCTCTTTTGCGCAGGATGTCGTAACGCCCGGTGAAGAAAGCTATTTCTTTGTTTTGGAAGAGAGTTTAACTGGGCAAGTGGTTGGCACAGGTGCAATCAACGCGTTATCTGGCTATCGAACGCCTTTCTATGCGTTTCGAAATGACATGCTGATTCACTCATCTCGCGAACTCAATGTGCATTCGCGCGTTCATGCACTCTCTTTAACTCACGACTTAAGCGATCACTCTAATCTGTGCAGTTTTTACGTGGTGGAGTCGTTACTAAAAACGCTCTATCCCGCACTGATAACCTTGGGTCGCTTACTCTATATGAGTGTTGAGCAGCAGCGTTTTACCAACGAATGGATGGCAGTGCTTCCTGGACTGTGTGATGAGAAAGGGCGCGCGCCATTTTGGGAGCATGTGGGGCGCAAGTTTGTTGGCTTAGATTACGATGAGGTGGAGTTCCTCAACAGCACCAAAGAGGGCACGTTCATTGCGGAATTGATGCCACATTACCCATTGTATGTGCCGCTGTTTCATGAAGAAGCGCAACTGGCGATTGGTATGGTCAACCCCAAGGCCGAACTGCAGTGCAATTTGCTCAGTGGGCAAGGGTTTGAACCCGATAAATACGTCGAGATTTTTGATGGCGGGCCAATTTTAAGTGCCACGCGCTCAACGTTAAGCGTATGGCAAGAGCATCGCCAAGCTACCTTGTCTCTGGGTGCTGTGCCAGCCGATGCTGAATTACATTTAATTGGATTTAACACCGATAACGGCTTTGTAGCC is a window of Vibrio porteresiae DSM 19223 DNA encoding:
- a CDS encoding putative quinol monooxygenase gives rise to the protein MTARVYVFAQFKPKEGKEAELFEVLKALEPDALREEGCIQYRVTRQIDHPSATRNDFPIVFNEIWASADAWSAHGRRKQIQHFFDTQVASENGLVADAQVTAYTDEGYDYDAPVF
- a CDS encoding arginine N-succinyltransferase, encoding MIILRPARLSDLSQLERLAKESGTMVSTLPDKKESLVRKIERSVASFAQDVVTPGEESYFFVLEESLTGQVVGTGAINALSGYRTPFYAFRNDMLIHSSRELNVHSRVHALSLTHDLSDHSNLCSFYVVESLLKTLYPALITLGRLLYMSVEQQRFTNEWMAVLPGLCDEKGRAPFWEHVGRKFVGLDYDEVEFLNSTKEGTFIAELMPHYPLYVPLFHEEAQLAIGMVNPKAELQCNLLSGQGFEPDKYVEIFDGGPILSATRSTLSVWQEHRQATLSLGAVPADAELHLIGFNTDNGFVAFIAPCQVKGDKLKLESAVAKQVGLKSKLKVWHIAL
- a CDS encoding bifunctional succinylornithine transaminase/acetylornithine transaminase encodes the protein MKQSIPSRNDFDQYMIPMYSPAPFIPVKAQGSTLYDQNGKEYIDFVGGIAVNALGHANPALREALIEQSDKLWHTGNGYTNEPVLNLAKHLVESTFADKVFFCNSGAEANEAALKLARRYARQHFSAEKTEIIAFNNAFHGRTLFTVSTGGQPNYSKDFAPLPGAITHLPFNDLAAVEAAISDNTCAVIVEPIQGEGGVVPATAEFLRGLRALCDKHNAVLIFDEVQTGVGRTGYLYAYQSYGVTPDMLSTAKALGGGFPIGGILTTDKFASALSVGSHGTTYGGNPLACAVANASLNIIDSQEFLANVRAKQATFVETLENINRRLGMFVEIRSAGLLIGCQLTEEYAGQAKAISTLCAEHGVMTLIAGPNVIRFTPALNISQQELETGLARFEQALKDYQSRK
- a CDS encoding HD domain-containing phosphohydrolase; translation: MPNPLFAKKATPYPAASQANEGKLGEELTPWKVALIDDEDDVISVSEMVLKRVLVDSRPLLFLKARSAEEAKQLFKDHSDIALALVDVVMESDHAGLDLVKWIRESHKNTSTRLVLRTGQPGEAPEEDVIRDYDINDYKNKTELNSTRLKTTIYAAIRAYRDIREVEQGSKGLEDVVSATTRVLQASNSEAFCRQALREVKELIGQQTVSFYLHYQLLNALGNREQILLSFDGVQYQIDTELKDDIFPAAIRKTADQALMQKQNISDKGFFCNFTQLSDSSESATTITFTAPISRLTERLLNVMLTKISIIFENLTRREDIERTQQELMYVLGDAIEMRSKETGAHVRRVSLICEFLAQRLGLEEHIVQLIKHATPMHDIGKIAIPETILHKPGKLDPDEWEIMKTHAQVGYDLLCHSKRALPQVGASIALYHHEKWDGSGYPSGLKEEEIPIEGRLMAIADVIDALAARRSYKEPWPADRILSLLKEERGRHFDPEICDLAITHFDNIMALRDIYPD
- a CDS encoding GlxA family transcriptional regulator, whose amino-acid sequence is MDKAKTINVLVYSAAGCSHFALGMVLEPFTLSNRLATAPTFHLEHVVQHCEDEQSALEAQPWDWVVLVADTPMESAPLTPELTFLKHQIKYMGTKVLAVDCGVYWLAAMGITSKVPLAVHWHDSDHFKLQFPNQPVANQLFQQSPTLISSAGKLASLDAVLHLIGRYQSPEHLRELSDYLCLDRMRSEDEKQRLPGHLVGGATQPRLTMALELMEQNLEEPLSTDDIADLVHISRRQLERLFKQYLNTMPAKHYLGLRLAKAKKLLLTTNMSIVQIGLSCGFSSGPHFSSSYKAFYQITPREERSRKLNILK